In Luteitalea sp., a single genomic region encodes these proteins:
- a CDS encoding type II toxin-antitoxin system prevent-host-death family antitoxin, whose product MARESSRTVGVRQLRQNLSVYLDRVKLGEALTVTEHGQEVAILRPMPPDDATPLERLVAEGQARPPRRPLSEVLPQIHHVKLDRPSEEILDELREERLR is encoded by the coding sequence ATGGCACGCGAGTCGTCCAGGACTGTAGGTGTGCGGCAGTTGCGGCAGAACCTGTCGGTGTATCTCGATCGCGTAAAGCTCGGGGAGGCGCTCACGGTAACCGAGCACGGGCAGGAAGTCGCCATTCTCCGGCCGATGCCGCCAGACGATGCGACTCCCCTCGAGCGGCTCGTGGCTGAAGGGCAGGCGAGGCCTCCGAGACGACCGCTTAGCGAAGTGTTGCCGCAGATTCACCATGTCAAGCTCGATCGACCGAGCGAAGAGATACT